A window of the Hordeum vulgare subsp. vulgare chromosome 5H, MorexV3_pseudomolecules_assembly, whole genome shotgun sequence genome harbors these coding sequences:
- the LOC123395813 gene encoding beta-glucosidase 30-like, giving the protein MGNRQVLPALLLALLALASSGGGAQASAGGGAHPATPVKAPLTRQSFPKGFVFGTGSAAYQYEGAVKEGGRGPTVWDKFAHTPGKIADGSNGDVALDFYHRYKEDLKLVVDMNMDAFRFSIAWSRILPTGSISGGVNRQGIAFYNSLINDVIAKGLKPYVTLHHWDTPLGLEDKYGGFLSEKIVKDYVDFTDVCYNEFGDRVKHWTTFNEPWTYSTYGYSTGVFAPGRCSPHVSASCGAGDSAREPYIVTHNILLAHAATVALYRRKYQKAQAGEVGITLVCHWYLPYSNSTADKAAAKRRVEFMLGWFMDPIVHGDYPASMRSWLRARLPAFTPAQTAALRGSYDFVGLNYYTTYYAIATPAPATPLQGSYDADNRSNVTGFRDGKPLGPQAYTEFLFVYPPGIHELMLYAKRRYNNPAVYVMENGIDEGNNSSLPIKEALRDPARINYHYKHLLFLNLAIKQKVNIKGYFTWTFMDCFEWGDGYKDRFGLIYIDRSTLKRYPKDSSKWRGRFLKK; this is encoded by the exons ATGGGTAACCGCCAGGTCCTCCCCGCTCTCCTCCTCGCCCTCCTGGCCCTCGCGTCGAGCGGCGGAGGCGCCCAGGCGTCGGCGGGCGGCGGTGCCCATCCGGCTACGCCCGTGAAGGCGCCGCTCACCAGGCAAAGCTTCCCCAAGGGGTTCGTCTTCGGCACCGGCTCCGCGGCCTACCAG TACGAAGGCGCCGTCAAGGAAGGTGGCCGAGGACCGACGGTGTGGGACAAGTTCGCCCATACTCCAG GCAAGATTGCAGACGGCAGCAACGGAGACGTAGCGCTAGACTTTTACCATCGGTACAAG GAGGATCTGAAGTTGGTGGTAGACATGAACATGGATGCCTTCAGGTTCTCCATCGCATGGAGCAGGATACTGCCAA CTGGTTCTATTAGTGGAGGAGTGAACAGACAGGGGATTGCATTTTACAACAGCCTTATCAACGACGTCATAGCTAAAG GGTTGAAGCCGTATGTGACACTGCACCACTGGGACACACCCCTTGGGCTAGAGGATAAATACGGTGGCTTCCTCAGTGAAAAGATCGT GAAGGACTACGTGGACTTCACGGACGTGTGCTATAACGAGTTCGGCGACCGCGTGAAGCACTGGACGACGTTCAACGAGCCGTGGACGTACAGCACCTACGGCTACTCCACGGGCGTCTTCGCGCCGGGGCGGTGCTCGCCGCACGTCTCGGCGTCCTGCGGCGCCGGCGACTCGGCCCGGGAGCCCTACATCGTGACGCACAACATCCTGCTGGCCCACGCCGCCACCGTCGCGCTTTACCGGCGCAAGTACCAGAAGGCGCAGGCCGGCGAGGTGGGCATCACGCTGGTGTGCCACTGGTACCTCCCCTACAGCAACTCCACCGCCGACAAGGCCGCCGCCAAGCGCCGGGTGGAGTTCATGCTGGGGTGGTTCATGGACCCGATCGTGCACGGCGACTACCCGGCGTCCATGAGGAGCTGGCTCCGCGCCCGGCTGCCGGCGTTCACCCCGGCGCAGACGGCGGCGCTCAGGGGCTCCTACGACTTCGTCGGCCTCAACTACTACACAACCTACTACGCCATCGCCACGCCGGCCCCGGCCACCCCGCTCCAGGGCTCCTACGACGCCGACAACCGCTCCAACGTCACCGGCTTCCGCGACGGCAAGCCCCTCGGCCCGCAGGCCTACACCGAGTTCCTCTTCGTGTACCCGCCGGGCATCCACGAGCTGATGCTCTACGCCAAGCGGAGGTACAACAACCCGGCCGTCTACGTCATGGAGAACGGCATCGACGAAGGCAACAACAGCTCGCTGCCCATCAAGGAGGCCCTCAGGGACCCAGCCAGGATCAACTACCACTACAAGCACCTCCTCTTCCTCAACCTCGCCATCAA GCAGAAGGTGAACATCAAGGGCTACTTCACGTGGACGTTCATGGACTGCTTCGAGTGGGGCGACGGGTACAAGGATCGCTTTGGCCTCATATACATCGACCGCAGCACGCTCAAGCGCTACCCCAAGGACTCCAGCAAATGGAGGGGCAGGTTCCTGAAGAAATGA